CCGCAGGACTCGGCGGCCCAGGTGGTGAGCGAGGTCGTCATCGGCGACTATCGCGACCTGGACACGCTGCGTGACTTCGCGCGCGGCTGCGACGTGATCACCTTCGATCACGAGCACGTGCCCGCGGAGCACCTGGCGGCCCTGGAGGCGGACGGCATCGTCGTCCGCCCAGGCCGTGCGGCCCTCGCGCACGCCCAGGACAAGGGGGTGATGCGGGCGAGGCTCGACGAGATCGGCGCGCCCAGTCCGCGGCACCGCCTGGTCGCGGACCCGGCCGACGCGGCGGCCTTCGCCGCCGAGGGCGACGGCTTCCCGATCATCCTGAAGACCGTGCGCGGCGGCTACGACGGCAAGGGCGTCTGGTTCGTGCGCTCCGAGGCGGACGCCCACGACGCGTTCCGCGCGGGCGTGGCCGTGCTCGCGGAGGAGAAGGTCGACTTCGCGCGCGAGCTCGCCGCGAACATCGTCCGCTCCCCGCACGGGCAGGCCGTCGCCTACCCGGTCGTGGAGTCCCGTCAGGTCGACGGGGTCTGCGACACGGTGATCGCGCCCGCCCCCGGCCTCTCCGACGAGCTGGCGGGCCAGGCGCAGGAGCTGGCCCTCCGCATCGCCAAGGAGCTGGACGTCGTCGGACACCTGGCCGTCGAGCTCTTCGAGACGGTCGACGCCGAGGGCACGCACCGCATCCTCGTCAACGAGCTCGCCATGCGCCCGCACAACTCCGGCCACTGGACCCAGGACGGCGCGGTCACCTCGCAGTTCGCCAACCACGTCCGGGCCGTGCTGGACCTTCCGCTGGGCGACCCGCGCCCCCGCGCGAAGTGGACCGTGATGTGCAATGTTCTCGGTGGCGACTTCCCGGACATGTACTCCGCGTACCTGCACTGCATGGCCAGGGACCCGCAGCTGAAGATCCACATGTACGGCAAGGACGTGAAGCCCGGTCGCAAGGTGGGCCACGTCAACACCTACGGCGACGACCTGGACGAGGTGCTGGAGCGCGCCCGTCACGCCGCCGACTACCTGCGAGGAACGATCGTTGAGTAATCCGCTCATTGGCATCGTCATGGGGTCCGACTCGGACTGGCCCGTCATGGAGGCCGCCGCGCAGGCCCTGGACGAGTTCGAGATCGCGTACGAGGTCGACGTCGTCTCCGCGCACCGCATGCCGCGCGAGATGATCGCGTACGGCGAGCAGGCGGCCGAGCGCGGCCTGAAGGCGGTCATCGCGGGCGCGGGCGGCGCGGCGCACCTGCCGGGCATGCTCGCCTCGGTGACCCCGCTCCCGGTGATCGGCGTCCCCGTCCCGCTGAAGTACCTCGACGGCATGGACTCGCTGCTCTCCATCGTGCAGATGCCGGCCGGCGTCCCGGTCGCCACCGTCTCGGTCGGCGGCGCCCGCAACGCGGGTCTCCTCGCGGCCCGCATCCTCGCCACGCACGACCCCGAGCTGCTCGCCCGCATGCGGGACTTCCAGCAGGAGCTGAACGACCAGGCGACCGAGAAGGGCAAGCGGCTGCGGGCCAAGGTCGAGGGCGCGGAGTCCTTCGGGTTCGCCCGATGAGCGCGGCCGACCGCCTCGCGGAGGCGCGGGAACTCCTCGCCTCCGCACCCGTCGTCGACGGCCACAACGACCTGCCCTGGGCGCTGCGCGAGCAGTGCGGCTACGACCTCGACCGGCTGGACATCGCCGGCGACCAGAGCGGTTCGCTCCACACCGACCTGGCCCGGATGCGGGCCGGCGGCGTCGGCGCCCAGTTCTGGTCGGTGTACGTGCCCGGCCGGATGACCGGCGACGCCGCGGTGAGCGCGACCCTGGAGCAGATCGACGTCGTCGACCAGCTCCTCGCCCGCTACCCGGCGGACCTCGCGCCGGCGCTCGTCGCCGACGACATCGAGACGGCCCGCAAGGAGGGCCGGATCGCCTCCCTCAAGGGCGCCGAGGGCGGCCACTCGATCAACAACTCCCTCGCCACCCTGCGCGCCCTGCACACCCTGGGCGTGCGGTACATGACGCTCACCCACAACGAGAACAACGACTGGGCGGACTCGGCCACCGACGAGCCCCGGCACGGCGGCCTGACCGCCTTCGGCCGCGAGGTCGTCCGCGAGATGAACCGCAGCGGCATGCTGGTCGACCTCTCGCACGTCGCCGCCACCACCATGCGCGACGCGCTGGACACCACCGCGGCGCCGGTGATCTTCTCGCACTCCTCCTCCCGCGCGGTCTGCGACCACCCGCGGAACGTCCCGGACGACGTCCTGGAGCGGCTGCCCGCCAACGGGGGCGTGGCGATGGCCACCTTCGTGCCGAAGTTCATCCTCCCCGCCGCCGTCGAGTGGACCGCCCTGGCCGACGACAACCTGCGCGCCCACGGCTTCGACCACCTCGACACCACCCCGGAGGCGATGGAGATCCACCGTGCCTTCGAGGCGGGCACCCCGCGGCCGATCGCGACGGCCGCCACGGTCGCCGACCACCTCGACCACATGCGCGAGGTCGCGGGCATCGACCACATCGGGATCGGCGGCGACTACGACGGCACCGCCTTCACCCCGGCCGGCCTCGACGACGTCGCCGGCTACCCCAACCTGGTCGCGGAGCTCCTCACCCGCGGCTGGTCGCACCAGGACCTGGCCAAGCTGACCTGGTCCAACGCGGTACGGGTGCTGCGCGACGCGGAAGCGGTCGCGCGCGAGCAGCGGGCGCTGCGGGGCCCGTCCGTGGCGACGATCGAGTCCCTGGACGCGTAACGCGTACGCGGAGCACGTCACGCGCACCGGAGGGCCCCGTCGCCGACGGGGCCCTCCGTCGTGCCCGGCTCCCCGCCCCGTCCCCGTCGCTCGAACGGAGCATCCCACCGCGCCCGCCCCCGCGGCCGGTGGCACGGTGGCCGTACTGCCCAGTAGTACGGAGTTGATTCACCCATGGCAGATCTGCTCGACGAGCCCACCACCCTGACGTTCACCGTCGCCCACGCCGCGTCCGCGGGCGACCAGGATCCCCCCGAACATCCCCGGCCCCTCGACGAGTCGACCCGTGCGCGCGCCCTGCTCGCGGCGCAGCCGGTCGTCGAGGGGCACGCGGAACCGCCCCGCGCGCTCGACCCGGACGACCTCCCGCCGGTCCGGGCGCCCGAGGCGGGAGCCCAACTCTGGTCGCTGCGCGTGGGCGCGGACGAGGGCGTGCCCGGCACCCTGCGCCGGATCGACGCGATCCGCGCGCTGGTGGCCGCCTTCCCCGAGGAGCTGCGCCTGACGCACACCACGTCGGAGATGGCCCACGCCCGCAACTGCGGCCGGGTCGCCGCCCTCCTGGGGACGGTGAGCTGGGAGGCGGTCGGCGGTTCGGTCGCCGTCCTCCGGGCGTACCACGCGCTCGGCGCACGGGCCGTCGGCCTCACCCGCTTCGACCGCTTCGCCCGCGAGGCGGTGCGCGAGATGAACCGCCTCGGCCTCACCGTGGACCTCACGGGGGCCGACCCCGACACCATCCGGCAGACCCTCGCGGTGGGACGGGCCCCGGTCGTGCTCACCCGCGCGGAGCCCGACGCCATGCCGGACGACGTGCTGCGCCTCCTCGGCGAGAACGGCGGCGTCTGCATGGTCCCGGTCACGCCGGACGCGGCGGCCACGGCCGACGCCCTGGACCGCCTGCGCGGCCTCGCGGGCCCCGGGGCGACCGGCCTCTCCCACGCGACCGACCCGGCCACGGGCTACGTCCCGCTCTTCGCGGAGCTGCTCCGCCGGGCGTGGCCGGCCCAGGAGCTGGTGGCCCTGTCCCACGGCAACGCGACCCGCGTCCTGCGCGAAACGGAGTTCCACGCGAGAACGACCCGGCTGAAGGCCGCCTGAGGGCCGCCCGAGGACGCCCGAGAACGGACCGGGGCCCGACCGCACCAGCGGTCGGGCCCCGGCCCGTACGTGCCTCGTCGCGGACTTCCGTCGCGGTTCAGGCGCGCGGGCGTCCCATCGCGCGGTACGACCAGCCGGCCTCGCGCCACCGCTGCGGGTCCAGCGCGTTGCGCCCGTCCAGGATCACCGGCGACGACACGAGCTCCGCCAGCTCCGCCGGGTCCACCGCGTCCCGGAACTCCCGCCACTCGGTCAGGTGCAGCACCACGTCCGCCCCCCGGACCGCCTCGGCGACCGAGTCCGCGTACCCCAGCGTGGGGAAGAGGCGGCGGGCATTGGCCATGCCCTTGGGGTCGTAGACGGTGACCTGGCCGCCCTGGAGGTGGATCTGGCCCGCCACGTTCAGCGCGGGCGAGTCGCGCACGTCGTCCGAGTCCGGCTTGAAGGTCGCGCCCAGCACCGCCACCCGCTTGCCCAGGAAGCCCCCGCCCAGCGCCTCGCGCGCCATCTCCACCATGGAGGCGCGGCGCCGCATGTTGATCGAGTCGATCTCGCGCAGGAAGGTCAGCGCCTGGTCCGCGCCCAGCTCGCCGGCGCGCGCCATGAAGGCCCGGATGTCCTTGGGCAGGCAGCCGCCGCCGAAGCCGATGCCGGCCCGCAGGAACTTGTTGCCGATCCGCTCGTCGTGCCCGATCGCCTCGGCCAGCTTGGCGACGTCGCCGCCGGCCGCCTCGCAGACCTCGGCCATCGCGTTGATGAAGGAGATCTTCGTGGCGAGGAAGGAGTTCGCGGAGGTCTTCACCAGCTCGGCGGTGGGGTAGTCGGTCACCACGAAGGGCGAGCCCTCCGCGACCGGCACCGCGTACACCGTGCGGAGCAGCTTCTCGGCCCGCTCGCCGCCCGCGCCCTCGGTGACGCCGACCACGATCCGGTCCGGGTGCAGGGTGTCCTGCACGGCGAAGCCCTCGCGCAGGAACTCGGGGTTCCAGGCCAGCTCGACGCCCTCGGGCAGCAGCCCGGCGAGCCGCTGGGCCGAGCCGACGGGCACGGTCGACTTGCCGACGACGAGCGCGCCCTCGCGCACCACGCCGGACAGCGAGGAGAAGGCGGCGTCGACGTACGACATGTCGCAGGCGTACTCGCCGTGCTTCTGCGGGGTGTTCACGCAGACGAAGTGGACGTCGCCGAACGCGCCGACCTCCTCCCAGGAGGTGGTGAACCGCAGCCGCCCGCTGGAGCCCTCGATGCCCTCGACGTGACGGGCGAGCAGTTCCTCCAGGCCCGGCTCGTACATCGGCACCCGGCCGGAGGCGAGCAGTTCGATCTTCTCGGGCACGACGTCGAGCCCGAGCACCTCGAAGCCGAGCTCAGCCATGGCCGCGGCGTGGGTGGCGCCGAGGTATCCGGTGCCGATCACGGTGATCTTGAGGGCCATGCGGGACTCCCTGTGCGTACGGGCGGGAAATGCGTGCCCGAGCATAGTCGGGGCCTGGATCGAGGCCGGGTCACGCCCTACGCTTTGGGTTACTTAACGGTAGTTAGCAAGCGTGGAAGCGAGTGAGCTGAGCATGGCGTCCGGGAAGAACAACACCCCCGATTTCGACCTGTATCGCCCGTCGGAGGAGCACGACATGCTCCGTGAGACGGTCCGTGCGCTGGCGGAGGCGAAGATCGCGCCGTTCGCCGCGGCGGTGGACGAGGAGGGCCGGTTCCCCCAGGAGGCCCTGGACGCGCTGGTCGCGGCCGACCTGCACGCCGTCCACGTCCCCGAGAGCTACGGCGGCGCCGGCGCCGACGCGCTGGCCACCGTGATCGTGATCGAGGAGGTCGCCCGCGCCTGCGGCTCCTCCTCCCTGATCCCCGCGGTCAACAAGCTGGGCTCGCTCCCGGTCATGCTCTCCGGCTCCGAGGAGCTCAAGGCCAGGTACCTCGGCCCGCTCGCCAAGGGCGACGCGATGTTCTCCTACGCCCTGTCCGAGCCCGACGCCGGCTCCGACGCCGCCGGCATGAAGACCCGCGCCGTCCGCGACGGCGACTTCTGGGTCCTCAACGGCGTCAAGCGCTGGATCACCAACGCCGGCGTCTCCGAGTACTACACCGTCATGGCCGTCACCGACCCCGACAAGCGCTCCAAGGGCATCAGCGCCTTCGTCGTCGAGAAGTCCGACGAAGGCGTCTCCTTCGGCGCCCCCGAGAAGAAGCTCGGCATCAAGGGCTCCCCCACCCGCGAGGTCTACCTCGACAACGTCCGCATCCCCGCCGACCGCATGATCGGCGACGAGGGCACCGGCTTCGCCACCGCCATGAAGACCCTCGACCACACCCGCATCACCATCGCCGCCCAGGCCATCGGCATCGCCCAGGGCGCCCTCGACTACGCCAAGGGCTACGTCAAGGAACGCAAGCAGTTCGGCAAGCCCATCGCCGACTTCCAGGGCATCCAGTTCATGCTCGCCGACATGGCCATGAAGCTCGAAGCCGCCCGCCAGCTCACCTACGCCGCCGCCGCCAAGTCCGAACGGCTCGACGGCGACCTCACCTTCTTCGGCGCCGCCGCCAAGTGCTTCGCCTCCGACGTCGCCATGGAGGTCACCACCGACGCCGTCCAGCTCCTCGGCGGCTACGGCTACACCCGCGACTACCCCGTCGAACGCATGATGCGCGACGCCAAGATCACCCAGATCTACGAAGGCACCAACCAGGTCCAGCGCATCGTCATGGCCCGCAACCTCCCGTAGCGGAGGCGCGCGAGCCGGTCACGGTCACCGGTCCGAGGTGACCGTGACCGGCTCGTCGTTGCGGATCTGCTCGACCAGCTGCTTCACCTTCGGCATGTCCCAGCGCAGGGAGTTCTGCGGGGCGCTGCCGCTGATCGGCATGTTCATGGACTTGCCGTCGCCGCCGCTGATGCCCTTCATGGCGAAGAACATCTTCCCCAGGTCGTACAGCGACATGTCCTTGTCGACGATCAGGGTGTCCAGCCCCGCGCCCAGCGTCGGGTACAGCGCGAACGGGTTGAGGATCGTGCCCGGCGTGGCCGCCTGGTTGGCGAGCGCCGACAGGAACTTCTGCTGGTTCTTCGTGCGCGCCAGGTCCGACTCGGCGAAGGCGTAGCGGGTCCGGACGAAGGCCAGCGCCTGCTCGCCGTCGAGGGTCTGCGTGCCGGCCTGGAAGTTCGCGCCGGACTTCTTGTCCTTGAAGCCCTTCTCGATGTTCAGCTCGACCCCGCCGAGCGCGTCCACGATGTTCGCGAAGCCGGCGAAGCCGATCTCCGCGTAGTGGTCGATGCGCAGGCCGGTGTTGAACTCCACCGTGCGGACCAGCAGTTCGGGGCCGTCCATGGCGTACGCCGCGTTCAGCTTGGAGCCGCCGCGCTCGCCGTACTTCTTGCCGGACTCCGAGCCCACGAAGGACGGGATGGTCACCCAGGAGTCACGGGGCAGCGAGACCATCGTGTTCCCGCTGGAGCAGGCCGCGAGGATCATCATCGAGTCGGTCCGCTTGCCCTCGGCGGAGCCGGTGTGGAGCTTCTTCTTCTCCTCGGCCGACATGCCCTCACGGCTGTCGGAGCCGACGATCAGGTACGTGGTGCAGTCGCCCTCGGACGGGCGCTCGATGACCTTGGCCAGGTCGACCTCGTTGCGCATCCGCGAGCTGGCCCACGCGTAGGTGCCGACGCTCCAGCCGACCACGGCGACGGCCAGCACGATCGAACCGATCTTGATCCGGCGGCGCCAGTCGGGCCGGGCCGCGGGACCGCCCGGACGGGGGGCGTACTGCGGCGGTACGGTGCCCTGGCCGCCACCGCCCCGGCCGCCGCCCTGCGGGGCGCCGTACACCTGGGCGTCGCCGTAGCCCGAGTCGTAGCCCTGGCCCTGCGCCTGAGTGAAGCTCGGGTTGTAACCCTGGTCGTAGCCCTGGTCGTACCCCTGGCCCTGGCCCTGGCCGTACTGCGGCTGCCGCTGCCGCTGCTGGTACGGCTGCTGCGGCTGCTGCGGGGGGACCTGCGGGCGCTGCACGTGGCGCATCCGGCGGGGTCCCTCGGGCTGGGCGTCGGGCCAGTCATTCATGTGGACCAGTCTGCCGTCCGGCCCGGCCGCGCCGACAGGGCGGGTGGGGAATCGGGTCGGCGCTGTTGCCAAGCTGATGCAAACCGGACCGTGCCGGGACCGGCGTACGGACCAGGCATAAGGTAGAGGGCATGACAGATCAGGGCGACATCCCGGGCAAGCCCACCTCGGCGTCCCGCACCACGCTGAGCCACATCATGACCAGCCACGACACCAACCTCCTGGGCACGGTGCACGGCGGCGTGATCATGAAGCTGGTGGACGACGCCGCGGGCGCCGTCGCCGGCCGCCACTCGGGCGGGCCCGCCGTCACCGCCTCCATGGACGAGATGGCCTTCCTGGAACCGGTCCGGGTCGGCGACCTCCTCCACGTGAAGGCCCAGGTCAACTGGACCGGCCGGTCCTCCATGGAGGTCGGCGTCCGGGTCATGGCCGAGCGCTGGAACGAGTCCACGCCCGCCACCCAGGTCGGCTCCGCCTACCTCGTCTTCGCGGCCGTGGACGGCGACGGCAAGCCCCGCGCGGTCCCGCCGGTCATCCCCGAGACCGAGCGCGACAACCGCCGCTACCAGGAAGCCCAGATCCGTCGCACCCACCGACTGGCCCGCCGCCGCGCGATCAAGGAGCTGCGGGAGCGCCGCGCGGCGGAGGGCTACGAGGAGTAGGAGCGCCGCTCCGCGCCCGTCACGGGCACACCACCTGGTCCCCCCGCACCGCCTCGAACTGCCCCGACTGCGCCTCGCGCGCCCTGACCGCCGCGACGCCCTTGTAGTCCGCTCCCACGGTGACCCGCAGCGTCCCGCCCTGCCCGGGCACGGGGCGCAGTTCGGCGCCCGGCAGGGCCGCCGCCAGCGACCGGGCCGAGCGGTCCCAGCGGGGGTCGAACTCGACGAGGGTCCGCCCCCGTTCCTGCCCGGACCCGGTCCGCGGCTCCCGCGTCG
The DNA window shown above is from Streptomyces showdoensis and carries:
- a CDS encoding dipeptidase, with translation MSAADRLAEARELLASAPVVDGHNDLPWALREQCGYDLDRLDIAGDQSGSLHTDLARMRAGGVGAQFWSVYVPGRMTGDAAVSATLEQIDVVDQLLARYPADLAPALVADDIETARKEGRIASLKGAEGGHSINNSLATLRALHTLGVRYMTLTHNENNDWADSATDEPRHGGLTAFGREVVREMNRSGMLVDLSHVAATTMRDALDTTAAPVIFSHSSSRAVCDHPRNVPDDVLERLPANGGVAMATFVPKFILPAAVEWTALADDNLRAHGFDHLDTTPEAMEIHRAFEAGTPRPIATAATVADHLDHMREVAGIDHIGIGGDYDGTAFTPAGLDDVAGYPNLVAELLTRGWSHQDLAKLTWSNAVRVLRDAEAVAREQRALRGPSVATIESLDA
- a CDS encoding membrane dipeptidase — protein: MADLLDEPTTLTFTVAHAASAGDQDPPEHPRPLDESTRARALLAAQPVVEGHAEPPRALDPDDLPPVRAPEAGAQLWSLRVGADEGVPGTLRRIDAIRALVAAFPEELRLTHTTSEMAHARNCGRVAALLGTVSWEAVGGSVAVLRAYHALGARAVGLTRFDRFAREAVREMNRLGLTVDLTGADPDTIRQTLAVGRAPVVLTRAEPDAMPDDVLRLLGENGGVCMVPVTPDAAATADALDRLRGLAGPGATGLSHATDPATGYVPLFAELLRRAWPAQELVALSHGNATRVLRETEFHARTTRLKAA
- a CDS encoding UDP-glucose dehydrogenase family protein translates to MALKITVIGTGYLGATHAAAMAELGFEVLGLDVVPEKIELLASGRVPMYEPGLEELLARHVEGIEGSSGRLRFTTSWEEVGAFGDVHFVCVNTPQKHGEYACDMSYVDAAFSSLSGVVREGALVVGKSTVPVGSAQRLAGLLPEGVELAWNPEFLREGFAVQDTLHPDRIVVGVTEGAGGERAEKLLRTVYAVPVAEGSPFVVTDYPTAELVKTSANSFLATKISFINAMAEVCEAAGGDVAKLAEAIGHDERIGNKFLRAGIGFGGGCLPKDIRAFMARAGELGADQALTFLREIDSINMRRRASMVEMAREALGGGFLGKRVAVLGATFKPDSDDVRDSPALNVAGQIHLQGGQVTVYDPKGMANARRLFPTLGYADSVAEAVRGADVVLHLTEWREFRDAVDPAELAELVSSPVILDGRNALDPQRWREAGWSYRAMGRPRA
- a CDS encoding 5-(carboxyamino)imidazole ribonucleotide synthase — translated: MTFPVVGMVGGGQLARMTHEAGIPLGIKFKLLSDTPQDSAAQVVSEVVIGDYRDLDTLRDFARGCDVITFDHEHVPAEHLAALEADGIVVRPGRAALAHAQDKGVMRARLDEIGAPSPRHRLVADPADAAAFAAEGDGFPIILKTVRGGYDGKGVWFVRSEADAHDAFRAGVAVLAEEKVDFARELAANIVRSPHGQAVAYPVVESRQVDGVCDTVIAPAPGLSDELAGQAQELALRIAKELDVVGHLAVELFETVDAEGTHRILVNELAMRPHNSGHWTQDGAVTSQFANHVRAVLDLPLGDPRPRAKWTVMCNVLGGDFPDMYSAYLHCMARDPQLKIHMYGKDVKPGRKVGHVNTYGDDLDEVLERARHAADYLRGTIVE
- a CDS encoding acyl-CoA dehydrogenase family protein, producing MASGKNNTPDFDLYRPSEEHDMLRETVRALAEAKIAPFAAAVDEEGRFPQEALDALVAADLHAVHVPESYGGAGADALATVIVIEEVARACGSSSLIPAVNKLGSLPVMLSGSEELKARYLGPLAKGDAMFSYALSEPDAGSDAAGMKTRAVRDGDFWVLNGVKRWITNAGVSEYYTVMAVTDPDKRSKGISAFVVEKSDEGVSFGAPEKKLGIKGSPTREVYLDNVRIPADRMIGDEGTGFATAMKTLDHTRITIAAQAIGIAQGALDYAKGYVKERKQFGKPIADFQGIQFMLADMAMKLEAARQLTYAAAAKSERLDGDLTFFGAAAKCFASDVAMEVTTDAVQLLGGYGYTRDYPVERMMRDAKITQIYEGTNQVQRIVMARNLP
- a CDS encoding acyl-CoA thioesterase, translating into MTDQGDIPGKPTSASRTTLSHIMTSHDTNLLGTVHGGVIMKLVDDAAGAVAGRHSGGPAVTASMDEMAFLEPVRVGDLLHVKAQVNWTGRSSMEVGVRVMAERWNESTPATQVGSAYLVFAAVDGDGKPRAVPPVIPETERDNRRYQEAQIRRTHRLARRRAIKELRERRAAEGYEE
- a CDS encoding LCP family protein, which codes for MNDWPDAQPEGPRRMRHVQRPQVPPQQPQQPYQQRQRQPQYGQGQGQGYDQGYDQGYNPSFTQAQGQGYDSGYGDAQVYGAPQGGGRGGGGQGTVPPQYAPRPGGPAARPDWRRRIKIGSIVLAVAVVGWSVGTYAWASSRMRNEVDLAKVIERPSEGDCTTYLIVGSDSREGMSAEEKKKLHTGSAEGKRTDSMMILAACSSGNTMVSLPRDSWVTIPSFVGSESGKKYGERGGSKLNAAYAMDGPELLVRTVEFNTGLRIDHYAEIGFAGFANIVDALGGVELNIEKGFKDKKSGANFQAGTQTLDGEQALAFVRTRYAFAESDLARTKNQQKFLSALANQAATPGTILNPFALYPTLGAGLDTLIVDKDMSLYDLGKMFFAMKGISGGDGKSMNMPISGSAPQNSLRWDMPKVKQLVEQIRNDEPVTVTSDR
- the purE gene encoding 5-(carboxyamino)imidazole ribonucleotide mutase yields the protein MGSDSDWPVMEAAAQALDEFEIAYEVDVVSAHRMPREMIAYGEQAAERGLKAVIAGAGGAAHLPGMLASVTPLPVIGVPVPLKYLDGMDSLLSIVQMPAGVPVATVSVGGARNAGLLAARILATHDPELLARMRDFQQELNDQATEKGKRLRAKVEGAESFGFAR